A single genomic interval of Planctomycetaceae bacterium harbors:
- a CDS encoding sigma-54 dependent transcriptional regulator: MQQNADKTLLIIDDEESICFAFERFFSRRGWCVRVASTAAGGLAAYRDAPADVVFVDVRLPDGSGLDVLESLLKDDPAARVIVMTAYGTLETVTRAVRGKAFEYLVKPVDLDRSAELAQRALDSRRAPQPPVVHDGPVSAMVGSSPAMQDVYKRVALVAAADGAVLILGATGTGKELVARAIHTHSRRGSGPFVAVNCGALPQPLVESELFGHVRGAFTGADADRAGRFEAADSGTLFLDEVGELPAETQVKLLRVLDCQTIERVGSVKPISLNVRVIAATNRDLEAAIAAGRFRPDLYYRLAVMRIELPTLAQRAGDILPLARHFIAARANGGASQGLDAAAAAALEAYPWPGNVRELKNAIEHAVALAGAGPILLEHLPQTLRDGWHGDTQERACLPAGRSPCSSPETFVKSLDARAGDLYRAAIEPVEAAVIRRALDQCQGNQSDAAQLLGLHRNTLRKKIRELGIE, encoded by the coding sequence ATGCAGCAAAACGCCGACAAGACGCTGCTGATCATCGACGACGAAGAGTCGATCTGCTTTGCATTCGAGCGGTTCTTCTCGCGGCGGGGGTGGTGCGTCCGCGTGGCGTCGACAGCCGCTGGAGGGCTGGCAGCGTATCGCGACGCGCCGGCCGACGTGGTGTTTGTCGATGTGCGCCTGCCCGACGGCAGCGGGCTGGATGTGCTGGAGTCGCTGCTGAAAGACGACCCGGCCGCGCGGGTGATCGTGATGACCGCCTATGGCACGCTTGAGACCGTCACCCGGGCGGTGCGGGGCAAGGCGTTCGAGTACCTCGTCAAGCCGGTCGACCTGGACCGCTCGGCCGAACTGGCCCAGCGGGCGCTCGATTCGCGCCGCGCGCCGCAGCCGCCGGTCGTGCATGACGGCCCGGTCAGCGCCATGGTCGGTTCATCCCCGGCCATGCAGGATGTCTACAAGCGCGTGGCGCTGGTGGCCGCCGCCGACGGCGCGGTGCTCATCCTGGGCGCCACCGGAACGGGCAAGGAACTCGTCGCCCGGGCGATCCACACGCACAGCCGCCGCGGCAGCGGGCCGTTTGTGGCTGTCAACTGCGGCGCCCTACCCCAGCCGCTGGTCGAGAGCGAGCTGTTCGGCCACGTGCGAGGCGCCTTCACCGGCGCCGACGCCGACCGTGCGGGGCGCTTCGAAGCGGCAGACAGCGGCACGCTCTTCCTGGACGAAGTGGGGGAGTTGCCCGCCGAAACGCAGGTCAAGCTGCTGCGCGTGCTCGACTGCCAGACCATCGAACGCGTCGGCTCCGTCAAACCCATCAGCCTCAACGTGCGAGTCATCGCCGCGACCAATCGTGACCTCGAAGCCGCCATCGCGGCTGGACGCTTCCGCCCCGACTTGTACTACCGCCTGGCGGTCATGCGGATCGAACTGCCCACCCTCGCCCAGCGAGCGGGAGACATCCTGCCCCTGGCGAGGCATTTCATCGCCGCCCGCGCCAACGGCGGAGCCTCCCAAGGTCTCGACGCCGCAGCCGCCGCGGCGCTCGAGGCTTACCCCTGGCCCGGAAACGTGCGGGAACTCAAGAACGCCATCGAGCACGCCGTCGCCCTTGCCGGCGCCGGACCGATCCTGCTCGAACACCTGCCCCAGACCCTGAGAGATGGGTGGCATGGCGACACGCAAGAGCGGGCCTGCCTGCCGGCAGGCAGGTCGCCATGTAGCTCGCCCGAGACCTTCGTCAAATCCCTCGACGCCCGAGCGGGCGATCTGTATCGCGCCGCCATCGAACCGGTCGAGGCCGCCGTCATCCGCCGCGCCCTCGATCAGTGCCAGGGCAACCAGTCCGACGCCGCTCAACTGCTGGGCCTGCACCGCAACACCCTGCGGAAAAAAATCCGCGAGCTGGGGATCGAGTGA
- a CDS encoding ATP-binding protein, whose translation MAISIRTRMIVTLNLLVLAVALAAGWGAVVVAQNAIEKRLLVDVADSTCRLLSSMNLPLSDTLMNHLKQIYGADAVAVGHGGAVLGSSLRPQETSALQTLLRRGAPEQGPVTLGADAYHLGTGRIERLRPDGKAEQARLYLLVPAEQLAAAKADAARRMAVATLPAIGAATLLAVTLSMTLTRPIRRLAAQMDRMAAAADNEAPLSGGRSSAAMSSGMAKGPAELVRLAESFDHLLERLRQARESLARSQRLATLGKLAASVVHEIRNPLSGIAMNVRVLQDELARHNIDDRSAALIRREIERLDLYIQELMGLATAQAQGPLDAKALAALAPISLIEPADSVAELLQSRCGHAGIEVTRRYDTLAPAVRADSGHMRQVIMNLVLNAMAAMPAGGRLTLSLAKSGRATRLSVIDTGQGVVAAGQDIFDPFVSTRSDGAGLGLYVCRGIVIRYGGRIGYNPSPAGTGTEFWFELPGDLTAEIAENAEKR comes from the coding sequence CGATTTCTATCCGAACGCGCATGATCGTGACGCTCAACCTGCTGGTGCTGGCGGTGGCGCTGGCGGCGGGGTGGGGGGCTGTCGTCGTGGCCCAGAACGCCATCGAGAAACGCCTGCTGGTGGATGTCGCCGACAGCACCTGCCGGCTCCTGTCGAGCATGAACCTGCCCCTGAGCGACACGCTCATGAACCACCTCAAGCAGATCTACGGCGCCGACGCGGTGGCCGTCGGGCACGGCGGAGCGGTGCTGGGCTCGTCGCTGCGCCCGCAGGAAACCTCGGCCCTGCAGACCTTGCTGCGCCGCGGCGCGCCCGAGCAGGGGCCCGTCACACTCGGCGCCGACGCCTACCACCTGGGCACCGGACGCATCGAGCGGTTGAGGCCCGACGGCAAGGCCGAACAGGCGCGGCTGTATCTGCTCGTGCCCGCTGAGCAGCTTGCCGCCGCCAAGGCCGACGCGGCGCGTCGGATGGCCGTGGCGACGCTGCCGGCTATCGGCGCCGCCACGCTGCTGGCGGTGACCTTGTCGATGACGCTGACGCGTCCGATCCGTCGTCTGGCCGCCCAGATGGACCGAATGGCCGCCGCCGCCGATAACGAGGCGCCCCTGTCAGGCGGCCGTTCCTCAGCCGCCATGTCCTCTGGAATGGCCAAGGGTCCGGCGGAACTGGTGAGACTGGCCGAATCCTTCGACCATCTGCTGGAGCGCCTCCGCCAGGCCCGCGAAAGCCTGGCCCGCTCGCAGCGCCTGGCGACGCTGGGCAAGCTGGCCGCCTCGGTGGTGCATGAGATCCGCAACCCACTCTCGGGCATCGCCATGAACGTGCGGGTGTTGCAGGACGAACTGGCGCGGCACAACATCGACGACCGCAGTGCTGCCCTAATCCGCCGCGAGATCGAACGCCTGGACCTGTACATCCAGGAACTCATGGGCCTGGCGACCGCCCAGGCGCAGGGACCGCTCGACGCCAAGGCCCTGGCTGCCCTGGCGCCGATCAGCCTGATCGAACCGGCCGACTCCGTCGCCGAGCTGCTGCAAAGCCGCTGCGGACACGCGGGCATCGAGGTGACGCGCCGCTATGACACGTTGGCCCCTGCCGTGCGTGCCGACAGCGGACACATGCGCCAGGTCATCATGAATCTCGTGCTCAACGCGATGGCCGCTATGCCCGCCGGCGGAAGGCTCACGCTGTCGCTGGCGAAAAGCGGCCGCGCGACGCGGCTGAGCGTGATCGACACCGGGCAGGGGGTCGTCGCCGCCGGGCAGGATATCTTCGACCCCTTCGTCTCGACGCGCAGCGACGGAGCGGGCCTGGGCCTCTACGTCTGCCGCGGGATCGTCATCCGCTACGGCGGGCGCATCGGCTATAATCCGTCCCCTGCCGGAACGGGCACGGAGTTCTGGTTCGAGCTTCCGGGAGATCTCACCGCAGAGATCGCGGAGAACGCAGAGAAGAGATGA